A window of Streptomyces gilvosporeus contains these coding sequences:
- a CDS encoding lysophospholipid acyltransferase family protein, whose amino-acid sequence MADAKVIPFGEEPRARRKARRAERAGQGAALAPVPEARSEPEEPVARRRPGAGRSLDEKLAGGLAFLRRRITGDYEVDDFGYDEELTDQVLMSLLRPFYEKYFRVEVRGVENIPSDGGALIVANHSGTLPLDGLMLQVAVHDHHPADRHLRLLAADLVFVLPVINELARKAGHTLACAEDAQRLLERGEVVGVMPEGFKGIGKPFADRYKLQRFGRGGFVSTALKAGVPIVPCSIVGAEEIYPMIGNAKTLARVLGLPYFPLTPTFPWLGPLGAVPLPTKWTIQFGEPISTEGYPPETADDPMLMFNLTDQVRETIQHTLYKLLVQRRSVFF is encoded by the coding sequence ATGGCGGACGCCAAGGTCATTCCCTTCGGCGAGGAGCCTCGGGCGCGCAGAAAGGCCAGACGGGCCGAGCGCGCGGGCCAGGGCGCGGCGCTGGCGCCCGTTCCGGAAGCGCGCAGCGAGCCCGAGGAGCCGGTGGCGCGCCGCCGGCCGGGCGCCGGGCGGTCCCTGGACGAGAAGCTCGCGGGCGGGCTGGCGTTCCTGCGTCGGCGGATCACCGGCGACTACGAGGTCGACGACTTCGGCTACGACGAGGAGCTGACCGACCAGGTCCTGATGTCGTTGCTGCGGCCCTTCTACGAGAAGTACTTCCGGGTCGAGGTCAGGGGCGTCGAGAACATCCCGTCCGACGGCGGGGCGCTGATCGTCGCCAACCACTCCGGGACGCTGCCGCTGGACGGCCTGATGCTCCAGGTCGCGGTGCACGACCACCATCCGGCCGACCGCCATCTGCGGCTGCTGGCGGCCGATTTGGTGTTCGTCCTGCCGGTGATAAACGAGCTGGCGCGCAAGGCCGGGCACACCCTGGCGTGCGCGGAGGACGCGCAGCGGCTGCTGGAGCGCGGTGAGGTCGTCGGGGTGATGCCGGAGGGCTTCAAGGGCATCGGCAAGCCGTTCGCGGACCGCTACAAGCTCCAGCGCTTCGGGCGGGGCGGGTTCGTCTCGACGGCGCTGAAGGCCGGGGTGCCGATCGTGCCGTGCTCGATCGTGGGCGCGGAGGAGATCTACCCGATGATCGGCAACGCCAAGACGCTGGCGCGCGTCCTGGGCCTGCCGTACTTCCCGCTGACGCCGACGTTCCCGTGGCTGGGGCCGCTGGGCGCCGTGCCGCTGCCGACGAAGTGGACGATCCAGTTCGGCGAGCCGATCTCGACGGAGGGGTATCCGCCGGAGACGGCGGACGACCCGATGCTGATGTTCAACCTGACCGATCAGGTACGGGAAACGATTCAGCACACGCTGTACAAGTTGCTGGTGCAGCGTCGGTCGGTGTTTTTCTGA